The following are from one region of the Deltaproteobacteria bacterium genome:
- a CDS encoding hotdog domain-containing protein, producing the protein MRNHKLVLPEHLNHYGYLFGGYLLHWVDEYGYIAANLDFPGHRFVTIALDNVAFKKSIRLGSVLKFDMELTRLGNTSVSYNIKVYSDSIETGEEELVFETNITFVNVDEDGRKQAIRRSS; encoded by the coding sequence ATGCGAAACCATAAGCTTGTGTTGCCGGAGCATCTGAATCATTACGGATATCTCTTTGGCGGTTATCTCCTTCATTGGGTGGATGAATACGGCTATATTGCTGCGAACCTGGATTTCCCGGGGCATCGCTTTGTAACCATTGCGCTTGATAATGTTGCTTTCAAGAAGAGTATCCGCCTCGGTTCTGTCCTCAAGTTTGATATGGAGCTGACACGGCTGGGGAATACCTCGGTCAGTTATAATATAAAGGTTTACAGCGACTCCATAGAGACGGGGGAGGAGGAACTGGTCTTTGAGACCAACATCACCTTTGTAAACGTTGACGAGGATGGCCGGAAGCAGGCTATTCGGCGGTCATCGTAA
- a CDS encoding DNA polymerase ligase N-terminal domain-containing protein, whose amino-acid sequence MPRFVIHKHKATHLHFDFRLEMEGILKSWAVPKGVPEDAGIKRLAVAVEDHPLDYIYFEGIIPEGQYGAGTVEIWDDGNYELESMEKGKMVFNLKGRKLKGRYAMIHTNGKNWLVFKLKDA is encoded by the coding sequence ATGCCCCGTTTCGTCATACACAAGCATAAAGCAACCCATCTGCATTTTGATTTCCGTCTGGAAATGGAAGGCATCCTGAAAAGCTGGGCTGTTCCCAAGGGCGTGCCTGAGGATGCCGGAATAAAAAGACTTGCGGTGGCTGTGGAGGATCATCCGCTTGATTATATTTATTTTGAGGGGATTATACCTGAAGGGCAATATGGCGCTGGAACTGTTGAGATATGGGATGACGGAAATTACGAGCTTGAGTCAATGGAAAAAGGGAAGATGGTTTTTAACCTCAAGGGCAGAAAACTGAAAGGCCGGTATGCAATGATTCATACAAACGGAAAGAATTGGCTTGTCTTTAAACTCAAAGACGCTTGA
- a CDS encoding DUF4177 domain-containing protein, translating into MLNYKVVEINTVTDEELESAINKWIKEGWALDGIHFVMREASKRPAMAFILFTKEDKG; encoded by the coding sequence ATGCTAAACTACAAAGTAGTTGAAATAAACACAGTTACTGACGAAGAATTGGAATCTGCAATAAACAAGTGGATAAAGGAAGGCTGGGCGCTTGACGGCATACACTTTGTTATGCGCGAGGCATCCAAAAGGCCTGCCATGGCATTTATACTTTTTACAAAAGAGGATAAGGGTTAG